A stretch of DNA from Cryptomeria japonica chromosome 4, Sugi_1.0, whole genome shotgun sequence:
GATATGATTTACAGGTGGCCCAATTAGCCCACCTTACTTTTTCTTAGATATTTATATAGAGTGACACGTCCACAGACAGGTATCAAAGACTATACCGTTAGTTACCTATAAATCCTCTGAGCAACTGTGAGGGGCACCAAAATCATCTTCATATTTCAAAGCAGAATCCAACATTCGCATTTTGGCCATTTGAATCTCAACCAAGTGATTACAATCTGTGAAAGTGATCTGCACACACAGTAAGAACACAAATGTCTTCAGAGAAGAGTTCAATGGATGCTCCCATTACTCAGGTATGTAAAATCTTAAAATCCTTAGCTCTTTTCTTATATTTGCAGGAGTGCTGAATTGTTTTTTTATAAATGGGTTGTGCAGGAGATTGAGGAGAGATTGAAGGATCTGGGTGTTGATGATAAATCCCAagaaacaacaaaaaagaaaggcatGGAGGATAAGAAAAAAGAATCAGATTTGGAACATACATCTGAGGCTAAGACTGAGACTGACAAGGTAGAGGAGAAGATGGATATTGATGAAGATAAAGTTGTCAAGGACAGTGAAAAGGAAGTGGAAGTAGAAGTGGCTTGTGTGGATCACAGGACTTATgctggagatgagggcaagactGAAGATGTTCCAGTTACAATTGTTCATGAGATTCATGGCAAAAAGGAGTTACCTCCTTCTGGGATCCTTCAGACTGCGGGTGCTAAGGTTATGACCACAGCCACTGGTATCAAGGATTCCATTGTTGGAAAACCCAAAAGTAGTAAGTGATTTTCCaaaaaattgtaattgattaggTCATTTTGTTTGGTGGAATTGtgcattttttaaattttgagttGTGGGGAAAAAGGTTGTCTGTGTATTCTTGTTTATTTATTTGGGTAAGTATGGATTTAATTCAAAGGACAGCCTTTGGGAAATATGGTGGTTCTGTTGTTGGTTATTATGTTTGGATTGGCCATGGCCAGAATATTAACCATATCAGCTACTTGTAATGTACAATTCTTTTGACTGTTGATGAATTTTATTGGAATTTTATGATCAGATCTTTGGTTGTCTGAGTAAAGCAAGCACAGTGTCCCTTATGGGGTGTTCATTTTATAATGGCAGGGTAAAACCACTACTTTGTTATATATAAGTAAGCATCACAATGGCATTAATCCAGAAATGGAGAACAGTGTCTGTTTGGAGTGATTCCTAAAATATTAAATCCCAGAATTTAAAGGGGATTCACATGAT
This window harbors:
- the LOC131060383 gene encoding uncharacterized protein LOC131060383; the encoded protein is MSSEKSSMDAPITQEIEERLKDLGVDDKSQETTKKKGMEDKKKESDLEHTSEAKTETDKVEEKMDIDEDKVVKDSEKEVEVEVACVDHRTYAGDEGKTEDVPVTIVHEIHGKKELPPSGILQTAGAKVMTTATGIKDSIVGKPKSSK